In one window of Amblyomma americanum isolate KBUSLIRL-KWMA chromosome 9, ASM5285725v1, whole genome shotgun sequence DNA:
- the LOC144103740 gene encoding uncharacterized protein LOC144103740, which produces MGREETREAQVGGEVNVPHQPPDDHKRSVPGTTDPHAEQELPAQEAHQQQQRPGQQEPQKRTQDEQKKEQQQETNQLKQPEAVVRPGKWQRLCTYRERLAK; this is translated from the coding sequence ATGGGTCGGGAAGAGACCCGAGAAGCGCAGGTTGGAGGCGAGGTTAACGTCCCCCATCAGCCTCCGGATGACCACAAGCGAAGTGTACCAGGAACGACGGATCCGCACGCAGAGCAGGAACTGCCAGCGCAGGAAgcccatcagcagcagcagcgacctgGCCAACAGGAACCTCAGAAGAGAACACAGGACGAACAAAAGAAAGAACAGCAACAGGAAACAAATCAGCTGAAGCAACCAGAGGCAGTTGTTCGTCCTGGTAAGTGGCAGAGGCTTTGCACGTACCGAGAACGACTTGcaaagtaa